The following are from one region of the Terriglobia bacterium genome:
- a CDS encoding GxxExxY protein, with translation MEKQNSKLLHSEITEKILGIYYDVYNEIGHGFLESVYNNCMFFALTKAGILVRREVPVPVYFRGQDVGQFKADLVVDNAVLVELKAVQNLDRAHEAQVMNYLRATQLEIGLLLNFGSPKPQFKRIVFENSNKKIRVYPRGSAVGNS, from the coding sequence ATGGAAAAACAAAACTCGAAACTGCTACATTCCGAAATCACCGAAAAGATTCTCGGCATTTATTACGATGTATATAACGAGATTGGCCACGGCTTTCTGGAATCCGTTTACAACAACTGTATGTTCTTCGCTCTTACCAAAGCCGGAATTTTGGTTCGACGAGAAGTTCCAGTGCCTGTCTATTTTCGCGGTCAAGATGTAGGTCAATTCAAGGCTGACTTGGTGGTTGATAACGCCGTCCTCGTCGAACTTAAAGCCGTCCAGAATCTAGATCGGGCCCATGAAGCCCAAGTCATGAATTATCTTCGGGCAACGCAACTGGAGATTGGCCTGTTACTAAATTTTGGGTCACCAAAGCCCCAGTTCAAGAGAATCGTTTTTGAGAATTCCAATAAAAAAATCCGCGTGTATCCGCGTGGATCCGCGGTAGGTAATTCATGA
- a CDS encoding DoxX family membrane protein has protein sequence MKNTGSSSATMAVARIIVGVMFLFFAQYKLVGHDFAHGGYAKYVTGYVQESAVPAYKPFLRATLKYPTASGYAVGVAELLIGLSMVLGFWVRPFAIVGALFMANLLLSTWVLPQGVPMWRYFGNELDNIGLLLLFLVFFAHNAGTSLGLDKGK, from the coding sequence ATGAAAAATACTGGCTCGTCATCTGCAACCATGGCAGTGGCACGGATTATCGTGGGCGTCATGTTTCTGTTCTTCGCCCAATACAAACTCGTGGGGCATGACTTTGCTCACGGTGGTTATGCGAAATATGTCACAGGATACGTCCAGGAAAGCGCCGTGCCCGCGTACAAGCCATTCCTGCGAGCGACGCTGAAGTATCCAACCGCCTCCGGCTATGCCGTTGGCGTGGCGGAGCTGCTGATTGGGCTTTCCATGGTGCTGGGCTTCTGGGTGCGTCCCTTTGCCATTGTAGGGGCATTGTTCATGGCCAACCTGCTACTTTCTACCTGGGTCCTTCCGCAAGGCGTTCCGATGTGGCGATATTTTGGCAATGAACTGGATAATATAGGACTTCTACTTTTGTTCCTGGTGTTTTTTGCCCACAACGCAGGAACCTCTCTCGGGCTCGACAAGGGGAAATAG
- the tilS gene encoding tRNA lysidine(34) synthetase TilS, which produces MVRSVSKNSMLEKVLKYIRKQQLLRPGERVAVACSGGADSVALLRILSDLREELGVVLLVAHFHHGIRGADADGDKQSVEELAASLQLEFHYSSGNVPAHAVAQKISIETAARELRHKWFAELIRQGKTDKIATAHTLDDQAETVLMRILRGTGARGLAGIAPAHKAKHLVRPLLTTSRSEVEAYLKAMSQPWREDSSNLDLGHTRNRVRHTLLPLLERDFNPAIRQTLADLVDVAQAENDYWNDELSALLPRLIHEGKPSRSGRSSSGDAQGVLALDLSALRNLPLAIQRHVIQRTLQRLGISLEFKHIQQLTALADHGKPGTKVALPDGLVANRSSREVQFSRNMQKTLGNYSYSLPIPGEVAVPELGITIRARLISDGKQKASSYNGVTLLEASLLGSELKVRNWRAGDKFFPVHTQSPKKVKELLQPGRLGHEISPDERKTWPVIESAGQIVWMRSFPASKDFASSSGDAVLIEEITMTTEAGE; this is translated from the coding sequence ATGGTACGAAGTGTTTCCAAGAACTCAATGCTGGAAAAAGTCCTCAAGTATATCCGCAAACAGCAACTGCTCCGGCCGGGTGAGCGCGTGGCAGTCGCGTGTTCCGGTGGCGCCGATTCCGTAGCTCTACTCCGCATCCTCTCGGACTTGCGGGAAGAACTTGGCGTCGTTCTCTTGGTTGCCCACTTCCATCACGGGATTCGCGGTGCCGATGCCGATGGCGACAAGCAATCCGTCGAAGAACTGGCAGCCAGTCTGCAGCTGGAATTTCACTACAGTTCGGGCAATGTGCCGGCACACGCTGTCGCGCAAAAAATCAGCATTGAGACGGCTGCCCGCGAATTGCGCCATAAGTGGTTCGCCGAGCTGATCAGGCAAGGGAAAACCGACAAGATCGCCACGGCCCACACGCTCGATGACCAGGCTGAAACCGTGCTGATGCGCATCCTGCGCGGTACTGGCGCACGCGGACTGGCTGGCATTGCTCCTGCACACAAAGCAAAGCACCTCGTCCGGCCTCTTTTAACCACTAGCCGGAGTGAAGTCGAGGCCTATCTGAAAGCTATGAGCCAACCCTGGCGCGAAGACTCATCCAATCTGGATCTTGGCCACACCCGCAATCGCGTCCGGCATACCCTGCTTCCTCTGCTTGAACGCGACTTCAATCCGGCAATCCGGCAGACTCTGGCCGATCTCGTAGACGTGGCGCAGGCTGAAAATGACTATTGGAACGACGAACTCTCCGCATTGTTGCCGAGGCTGATTCATGAAGGAAAGCCCAGCCGCAGCGGACGCAGCTCAAGCGGCGATGCCCAGGGTGTCCTGGCTCTGGATCTTTCGGCCTTGCGAAATCTGCCTTTGGCCATCCAGCGGCACGTCATCCAGAGAACTCTTCAGCGGTTAGGTATTTCACTCGAATTTAAGCATATTCAACAACTTACGGCACTGGCGGATCATGGAAAACCGGGTACAAAGGTGGCGTTACCTGATGGTTTAGTGGCAAATCGCAGCAGCCGAGAGGTCCAATTCAGCCGCAATATGCAAAAAACGCTAGGAAACTACTCCTACTCCCTGCCAATTCCGGGCGAAGTTGCCGTACCGGAGCTGGGAATTACCATCCGAGCGCGGTTAATAAGTGATGGAAAACAAAAGGCTTCAAGTTATAATGGGGTAACGCTCTTAGAAGCAAGCCTGCTTGGTTCCGAACTAAAAGTAAGAAATTGGCGTGCTGGAGATAAGTTCTTTCCGGTCCACACCCAATCCCCCAAGAAAGTAAAAGAGTTGCTGCAGCCCGGTCGACTGGGGCATGAGATTTCTCCCGACGAGCGCAAAACTTGGCCTGTGATAGAAAGCGCGGGACAAATCGTCTGGATGCGGTCTTTTCCCGCTTCCAAGGACTTTGCCAGCAGCTCAGGGGACGCGGTCCTGATCGAGGAGATAACCATGACTACCGAGGCAGGCGAGTGA
- a CDS encoding PAS domain S-box protein, with the protein MTNKSAEDAQKFLASIVENAEDAIIGCTPDATIESWNQAAEKLFGYRAEEIIGQNIATLAIDEAIPAVNAVIERMKRGETVHPFDGSGVTKDRRRIEISCSASPVKDADGKLIGVAAILRDVSERRRADEARALLAAVVEYSEEGIIAVSLDKRVLSWNRGAQAIYGFPAEDILGESVFATIIPPERVDEYNRCFARVLAGETLVRFESERHHKDGRRVDVSLTYCPIKNPKGEVIGVSAIARDITQAKATQQALREANENYRALIQTMPDVIWMVDSNDQIKFLSPNTEKVLGYSVEECYARGLPILFECVHPDEAQQVLGSFRLFFNEGAPFDMEFRVRRKDGEWRWVHNRAIQTFEKDGLRYASGLVTDITQRKAAEESLRESEQRYRLLFERNLAGVFRCSQVGSFLDCNDAGAKILGYDSREDLIGRSVLDVFFDLADKNVADQRMAKYGTASNQELSLRRKDGSSVWVMANTTMIPGAAGTEIEGTFLDITLLKQAEEQMRMAKEAAESANRAKSEFLANMSHEIRTPMNGVIGMIDLALDTDLTPEQRDYLATVKSSAGALLEIINDILDFSKIEARKLELERVPFSVREVVKATVKEFSVQARNKQLSLQTHFSADLPDIAIGDPGRLRQILMNLVGNAVKFTDKGEVIVSVIKLHGETLQFSVSDTGIGISEDKQKTIFEAFVQADTSSTRQYGGTGLGLAIVTQLVALMQGRIWLESKPGNGSTFYFTARFGQAAATPVIDTMQAREERMAAVPTRKLHILIADDNLVNLRLARSLLAKQGHSAVAVGSGREALAALEQQSFDLVLMDVQMPDMDGFEATKVIRAHEQISHKHLPIVAMTAHAMIGDRERCLAAGMDAYVTKPVDAAKLFIAIKDALPKDSASNPSQSESTPLRAQAPQTIDLDH; encoded by the coding sequence ATGACGAATAAGTCAGCAGAAGACGCACAGAAGTTCCTGGCATCCATCGTGGAAAATGCTGAAGACGCGATCATCGGGTGCACGCCGGACGCGACCATCGAGAGCTGGAACCAGGCAGCGGAAAAGCTGTTTGGTTATCGCGCTGAAGAAATCATTGGACAGAACATTGCCACACTAGCGATTGATGAGGCGATACCCGCGGTAAATGCTGTCATTGAGCGCATGAAGCGAGGCGAAACCGTACATCCTTTTGACGGCAGTGGCGTGACCAAGGACAGACGCCGGATTGAAATCAGTTGTTCCGCATCGCCGGTGAAAGATGCCGATGGAAAATTGATAGGCGTCGCGGCAATTTTAAGGGACGTAAGTGAGCGCAGGCGCGCCGACGAAGCGCGAGCTCTGCTGGCAGCGGTGGTTGAGTACTCTGAAGAGGGAATTATTGCCGTTTCACTGGACAAGAGGGTCTTGAGCTGGAACCGGGGCGCGCAGGCCATTTATGGATTTCCCGCGGAAGACATTCTTGGAGAATCTGTCTTCGCCACCATTATTCCGCCAGAGCGGGTAGATGAATACAACAGATGCTTCGCACGCGTGCTGGCAGGAGAGACACTGGTTCGATTCGAATCCGAGCGCCATCACAAAGATGGCCGCCGGGTTGACGTGTCCCTGACATATTGTCCAATCAAGAACCCGAAGGGAGAGGTCATCGGCGTTTCCGCGATCGCACGCGATATCACACAGGCCAAAGCTACGCAGCAGGCGCTACGTGAAGCGAACGAAAATTATCGCGCTCTTATCCAGACCATGCCAGACGTCATTTGGATGGTTGACAGCAATGACCAGATAAAATTTCTAAGCCCTAATACAGAGAAGGTTTTGGGGTACAGCGTGGAAGAATGTTACGCTCGCGGGCTCCCAATTCTCTTCGAATGCGTCCATCCGGATGAAGCCCAACAAGTCCTGGGCTCGTTCAGGTTGTTCTTTAACGAAGGCGCACCATTCGACATGGAGTTCCGCGTACGCCGCAAAGACGGAGAATGGCGCTGGGTCCATAACCGGGCCATCCAGACATTTGAAAAAGACGGCTTGCGGTATGCCAGTGGGCTAGTGACGGACATTACCCAGCGCAAAGCAGCCGAGGAATCGCTGCGCGAATCGGAACAGCGCTACCGGCTCCTGTTTGAGCGCAACCTGGCGGGCGTATTTCGGTGTTCGCAGGTAGGAAGCTTTCTTGATTGCAATGACGCGGGCGCCAAAATTCTTGGTTATGATTCGCGCGAAGACCTGATTGGCCGCTCCGTGTTGGACGTATTTTTCGATCTTGCCGACAAGAACGTTGCCGACCAGAGAATGGCCAAGTACGGAACTGCTTCCAACCAGGAGTTGTCTCTCCGTCGCAAGGATGGAAGTTCGGTCTGGGTAATGGCCAACACCACCATGATTCCCGGCGCTGCCGGGACTGAAATTGAAGGGACATTTCTGGACATCACTTTGCTCAAGCAGGCGGAAGAGCAAATGCGCATGGCCAAGGAAGCCGCGGAATCCGCCAACCGGGCAAAGAGTGAGTTCCTGGCGAATATGAGCCATGAAATTCGCACGCCAATGAACGGCGTGATAGGAATGATTGACCTGGCCCTCGATACCGATCTTACTCCCGAGCAGCGCGATTACCTGGCAACCGTAAAAAGCTCGGCTGGCGCATTGCTCGAAATCATCAATGACATTCTTGATTTTTCAAAGATTGAAGCGCGCAAGCTGGAATTGGAACGCGTCCCCTTCAGCGTAAGAGAGGTTGTAAAAGCGACAGTCAAAGAATTTTCCGTTCAGGCCAGGAACAAGCAGCTGTCTCTGCAAACCCATTTCTCGGCGGACTTGCCTGACATCGCAATCGGCGATCCCGGACGCCTGCGGCAAATATTGATGAACCTTGTTGGCAATGCGGTGAAGTTCACCGACAAGGGAGAGGTCATTGTAAGCGTAATAAAACTGCACGGCGAAACACTTCAATTCAGCGTGAGCGATACGGGAATCGGAATCTCCGAGGACAAGCAAAAAACGATTTTTGAAGCCTTTGTACAGGCGGATACTTCCTCCACCCGCCAATACGGAGGTACGGGACTGGGTTTGGCGATCGTTACGCAATTGGTTGCGCTCATGCAAGGCCGCATATGGCTGGAGAGCAAACCCGGCAATGGCAGCACGTTTTACTTTACGGCTCGCTTCGGTCAAGCTGCCGCGACCCCGGTCATAGACACGATGCAGGCTCGCGAAGAGCGCATGGCGGCAGTTCCAACCAGGAAGCTCCATATCCTGATTGCCGACGATAACCTGGTGAACCTCCGACTGGCCCGGAGTCTGTTGGCAAAGCAAGGCCATTCTGCCGTGGCTGTGGGTAGTGGACGAGAGGCTCTGGCCGCACTGGAGCAACAAAGTTTTGATTTGGTCCTGATGGACGTGCAGATGCCCGATATGGACGGCTTTGAGGCTACCAAAGTCATACGCGCCCACGAACAAATCTCCCACAAACATCTGCCGATTGTCGCCATGACCGCCCATGCCATGATCGGAGACCGTGAGCGCTGCCTGGCCGCAGGCATGGATGCCTATGTGACAAAGCCCGTAGATGCCGCAAAGCTGTTCATCGCCATCAAGGATGCTCTTCCCAAAGATTCGGCTTCAAACCCTTCTCAGTCCGAAAGCACGCCTCTACGCGCGCAAGCGCCACAGACAATTGATCTGGATCACTAA
- a CDS encoding amidohydrolase family protein: protein MLSRKAVLCVILLFASTLVTTAKAQTAQPKGSPAPEKVIAIHAANLIDGVSNQVRHNVLVVIKGNKIESVTSGGNSPAGATVINLPAEVTVLPGLIDTHTHIFLQGEDPKVESYDDQLLKHPSSYRAARAAVSARRALEQGFTTLRDLETEGAGYGDVGIKEAINNGFIPGPRLLVVTRAISVTGGYPLEGYNPDIVVPKGAQLGDGPVELRKITRQQLENGADWIKVYMTHRSWVDKEGHLVSQPTLTVEELKAVVDEAHGQQKKVACHAYSGIGLHRALDGGCDSIEHGLSLDDAAIAQMLKQGTWYVPTLSVYYTDWSPENTEDGKRDRARATEHEVSFKKALKAGVKIAFGTDMGGIPWTEPIANEFGFMVKFGMSPMDAIKSATSTAANLLDMKGDIGVIAPGAFADIMAVQGDPLTNVEALKSVKFVMKDGNVFKQ, encoded by the coding sequence ATGTTGAGCCGCAAAGCCGTTCTGTGCGTCATCCTGCTGTTCGCTTCAACTCTGGTAACAACCGCCAAGGCGCAAACAGCGCAGCCAAAGGGCAGCCCTGCTCCCGAGAAAGTGATTGCCATCCATGCCGCGAATTTGATTGATGGCGTATCGAACCAAGTCCGGCACAACGTGCTGGTTGTGATCAAAGGCAACAAGATTGAAAGCGTAACGAGTGGAGGCAATTCGCCGGCAGGAGCCACTGTTATCAATCTGCCTGCGGAGGTCACGGTTCTCCCGGGGCTGATCGATACCCATACCCACATTTTTCTTCAGGGTGAAGACCCCAAGGTTGAGAGCTACGATGACCAACTGTTGAAACATCCTTCATCCTACAGGGCCGCGCGGGCCGCCGTGTCGGCGCGGCGCGCACTGGAACAGGGATTCACCACGCTACGCGACCTTGAGACTGAAGGCGCAGGTTACGGCGACGTGGGAATCAAAGAGGCGATCAACAATGGCTTTATTCCAGGCCCGCGACTACTGGTGGTAACGCGCGCCATCTCCGTGACAGGCGGTTATCCGCTGGAAGGCTACAACCCTGACATTGTGGTACCGAAAGGCGCGCAGCTTGGCGATGGCCCTGTTGAGTTGCGCAAGATTACGCGCCAGCAACTGGAAAACGGCGCAGACTGGATCAAGGTTTACATGACGCACCGCTCATGGGTCGATAAGGAAGGCCATTTGGTTTCCCAACCCACATTGACTGTGGAAGAGCTGAAAGCCGTAGTGGATGAAGCGCATGGCCAGCAGAAGAAGGTTGCTTGTCACGCCTACAGCGGTATTGGCCTGCATCGGGCGTTGGATGGCGGGTGCGACTCCATTGAACACGGACTGTCCCTGGACGATGCCGCGATCGCGCAGATGCTCAAGCAGGGAACATGGTACGTGCCGACCCTTAGCGTTTACTACACAGATTGGTCGCCGGAAAATACTGAAGATGGAAAGCGTGATCGCGCGCGGGCCACTGAACATGAGGTCTCATTCAAGAAAGCATTGAAGGCCGGAGTGAAAATTGCTTTCGGAACGGATATGGGCGGTATTCCATGGACTGAGCCCATCGCAAATGAATTTGGTTTCATGGTCAAGTTCGGCATGTCGCCCATGGACGCCATCAAGTCCGCAACTTCCACGGCCGCCAATCTGCTGGACATGAAAGGCGATATCGGTGTGATTGCGCCAGGAGCATTTGCCGACATCATGGCGGTACAGGGTGATCCGCTCACAAACGTAGAAGCACTTAAGAGCGTGAAGTTTGTGATGAAAGACGGCAACGTATTTAAGCAGTAA
- the ispF gene encoding 2-C-methyl-D-erythritol 2,4-cyclodiphosphate synthase produces the protein MRIGYGWDSHEFQAGVPLKIGGVELPHDKGLAGHSDGDVLLHAITDALLGAVAAGDIGSYFPPTDPKWKGANSVIFLEEALKQVRLAGYKVSNIDSTLILAEPKIVPHAKKIQARVAELLGVKPDQVGIKAKTPEGMGTDNAAIAHVAVLLERAARVRPATKKGSRKTKSKPLKRRGRE, from the coding sequence ATGAGAATCGGTTACGGATGGGACTCCCACGAATTTCAAGCCGGCGTCCCTTTAAAGATTGGCGGTGTGGAGCTTCCCCACGATAAAGGCCTCGCCGGACACTCGGACGGCGACGTCCTTCTTCATGCCATTACTGACGCGCTCCTGGGAGCGGTGGCGGCGGGCGATATCGGCAGCTACTTTCCACCGACCGATCCCAAGTGGAAAGGGGCAAACTCGGTCATCTTTCTGGAAGAAGCGCTGAAGCAGGTGCGCCTTGCCGGATACAAAGTGAGCAATATCGACTCCACGTTGATTCTGGCCGAACCCAAGATCGTCCCCCACGCAAAGAAAATCCAGGCGCGCGTGGCTGAGTTGCTGGGCGTAAAGCCAGACCAGGTCGGGATCAAAGCAAAGACTCCCGAAGGCATGGGCACAGACAATGCGGCGATCGCTCACGTGGCGGTTTTACTGGAACGGGCCGCCAGGGTTCGACCAGCTACTAAGAAAGGATCTCGCAAAACGAAGAGCAAACCCTTGAAACGCAGAGGAAGGGAGTAA
- a CDS encoding hypoxanthine phosphoribosyltransferase, whose protein sequence is MNSVQSEYPRILLTADQIKKRVQEMARRISADFQGKTLHVVGVMENGFVFMADLVRELNLDVVCQFVKAESKEANSTTTEIFFSPELDVKGQHVLLVEALVQSGLTSEFLIRNLVGRGAASVKLAVLLDKQSARRVSLQPDYFGFLMNENFVVGYGLGERHLGRNLPYIAGRAESGVIP, encoded by the coding sequence GTGAACAGCGTTCAGTCTGAATATCCCAGAATTCTGTTGACTGCTGACCAGATCAAGAAACGCGTGCAGGAGATGGCCCGCCGGATTTCCGCTGATTTTCAGGGCAAAACCCTGCATGTTGTCGGCGTGATGGAAAACGGATTTGTCTTTATGGCTGACTTGGTTCGGGAGCTCAATCTGGACGTGGTTTGCCAGTTTGTAAAAGCCGAGTCAAAGGAAGCCAACTCCACCACCACCGAGATCTTTTTCAGTCCTGAGCTCGACGTGAAAGGGCAGCATGTTTTGCTGGTGGAAGCGCTGGTGCAGTCCGGCCTGACGAGTGAATTCCTGATTCGGAACCTGGTGGGACGGGGTGCTGCCAGCGTGAAACTGGCTGTCCTTCTGGACAAGCAGTCGGCCCGCCGTGTGTCCCTGCAGCCCGATTACTTTGGTTTTCTCATGAATGAAAATTTTGTCGTAGGCTATGGGCTGGGAGAGCGCCATTTGGGCCGAAATCTGCCTTATATCGCGGGACGGGCCGAATCTGGGGTAATTCCTTAA
- the ispD gene encoding 2-C-methyl-D-erythritol 4-phosphate cytidylyltransferase, with the protein MKVTVIIPAAGLGTRMAPAGKKGAPSKQFFEISGTPIVIHTLRVFARNQQISQIVVALRKNEMERFTRQLEKEKLAEKVKVVEGGEHRQESVANALAQLKAAPDDIVLVHDAVRPFVDDEIIANVIHEVEKHGAAIAGLPAVDTIKQVERAAEGAIITSTIPRERIVQAQTPQGFRYELIKRAFDSAAADGFTGTDEASLVERLGDSVWVVMGSARNIKITTPGDMDLAEYFIGLSARER; encoded by the coding sequence ATGAAGGTCACCGTCATTATCCCCGCGGCCGGTCTTGGCACCCGCATGGCGCCGGCCGGCAAAAAAGGCGCGCCCTCAAAACAATTTTTTGAAATCAGTGGAACGCCCATCGTGATCCACACGCTGCGTGTCTTTGCGCGCAATCAGCAGATCAGCCAGATTGTAGTGGCGCTGCGCAAGAATGAGATGGAGCGCTTTACCCGTCAACTGGAAAAAGAGAAACTGGCAGAAAAAGTGAAAGTCGTGGAAGGAGGCGAACACCGCCAGGAATCCGTGGCCAACGCGCTGGCACAGCTCAAAGCTGCTCCTGACGATATTGTGCTGGTGCATGATGCCGTGCGGCCGTTCGTCGATGATGAAATTATTGCCAACGTGATTCATGAAGTGGAGAAGCACGGCGCCGCCATCGCCGGATTGCCGGCAGTCGATACCATCAAGCAGGTGGAGCGCGCGGCAGAAGGCGCAATTATTACTTCGACTATTCCGCGTGAACGAATCGTTCAAGCGCAGACACCGCAGGGCTTCCGCTATGAACTGATCAAGCGCGCCTTTGACAGCGCCGCCGCCGATGGCTTTACCGGCACCGACGAAGCGTCATTGGTGGAGCGTCTGGGAGACAGCGTCTGGGTGGTGATGGGCTCGGCGAGAAACATCAAGATCACTACGCCGGGGGACATGGATTTGGCGGAGTATTTTATTGGACTGAGCGCTCGGGAGCGCTAG
- the ftsH gene encoding ATP-dependent zinc metalloprotease FtsH — MNSTFKTVILWVTLVAVAVVLWRMIQGGPNAGKDQEIAYTQFMSDLNDGKVADVTIEGNVARGKLRDGSMYHSVVPATNPALLKALDDHKDTKTTFKDSQGWNWPMAIIQFSPFILLGVLWFVMIRQMQTGGNKALSFGKSRARLLSMQQKKITFKDVAGVDEAKEELREIIEFLREAQKFQKLGGRIPKGVLLVGHPGTGKTLLARAVAGEANVPFFSISGSDFVEMFVGVGASRVRDLFEQGKKNAPCIIFIDEIDAVGRHRGAGLGGGHDEREQTLNQLLVEMDGFESNEGVILIAATNRPDVLDPALLRPGRFDRRVVVPLPDVRGREEILRVHTRKIPLADDVDLSILARGTPGFSGAELSNMVNEAALNAARNNRKSVLMYDFELAKDKVLMGAERKSLLLTEEEKKVTAYHEAGHAIVAALMPHADPLHKVTIIPRGMALGVTMQLPETDKHNYTLDYLNTQIAVMMGGRLAEEIFLNQMSTGAGNDIERATEMSRKMVCEWGMSSLGPLTFGKKEEQIFLGRELSQHRDFSEETAREIDSEVRRLVNTGYEKAKSIILENRDAMVRIALALLEREVLDANELKLILEGKQLPARVVPQKGDGDGVQQVLKPEPGRTPGIAPGKPSPA, encoded by the coding sequence GTGAATTCGACATTTAAAACGGTGATCTTGTGGGTGACGCTGGTAGCGGTCGCCGTCGTCCTTTGGAGAATGATTCAAGGCGGCCCGAACGCCGGCAAAGACCAGGAAATCGCCTACACCCAGTTCATGTCAGACCTGAATGACGGCAAGGTCGCGGATGTCACGATTGAAGGCAATGTGGCGCGGGGCAAGTTACGCGATGGCAGCATGTATCATTCCGTGGTTCCAGCCACAAATCCTGCCCTGTTGAAGGCGCTGGACGACCACAAGGACACCAAGACGACGTTTAAAGATAGCCAGGGATGGAACTGGCCCATGGCCATTATCCAGTTCTCGCCTTTCATACTGCTTGGTGTGCTGTGGTTTGTGATGATCCGGCAAATGCAGACCGGTGGGAACAAGGCGCTAAGTTTTGGCAAGAGCCGCGCTCGATTGCTCTCCATGCAGCAGAAGAAGATCACGTTTAAAGATGTGGCTGGCGTGGATGAAGCCAAAGAAGAGCTGCGCGAAATTATCGAGTTCCTGCGCGAAGCGCAGAAGTTCCAGAAGCTCGGCGGACGCATTCCTAAGGGCGTGCTGCTGGTCGGCCACCCGGGAACTGGTAAGACCCTGCTGGCGCGTGCGGTCGCCGGCGAAGCGAACGTACCGTTCTTCAGCATCTCCGGTTCAGACTTTGTTGAAATGTTTGTCGGCGTAGGCGCAAGCCGCGTACGCGACCTGTTTGAGCAGGGCAAGAAAAACGCGCCCTGCATCATCTTCATTGACGAAATTGACGCTGTTGGACGCCATCGCGGCGCAGGCCTGGGCGGCGGACACGATGAACGTGAACAGACACTCAACCAGTTGCTGGTCGAGATGGACGGTTTTGAATCGAATGAAGGCGTGATTCTGATCGCCGCCACCAACCGGCCTGACGTGCTTGATCCCGCTCTGCTGCGTCCGGGACGTTTCGACCGCCGCGTTGTGGTTCCACTTCCAGATGTTCGTGGACGCGAAGAGATCCTGCGCGTGCATACCCGTAAGATTCCCTTGGCGGACGACGTTGATCTCTCCATTCTGGCGCGCGGCACACCGGGCTTCTCTGGCGCCGAGCTTTCCAATATGGTGAATGAAGCTGCGTTGAATGCGGCCCGCAACAATCGCAAATCCGTGCTGATGTATGACTTTGAGTTGGCCAAGGACAAGGTCCTGATGGGCGCAGAGCGCAAGAGCCTGCTCCTGACGGAAGAAGAGAAGAAGGTCACGGCATATCACGAAGCTGGCCATGCGATTGTGGCGGCCCTAATGCCGCATGCCGATCCGCTGCATAAGGTCACCATCATTCCTCGCGGAATGGCTTTGGGCGTGACCATGCAGCTGCCGGAAACTGACAAGCACAATTACACGCTTGATTACCTCAACACGCAGATTGCCGTGATGATGGGCGGACGCCTGGCGGAAGAAATTTTCCTCAACCAGATGTCCACCGGCGCCGGCAATGACATTGAGCGCGCCACGGAAATGTCGCGCAAGATGGTTTGCGAATGGGGCATGAGCAGCCTGGGACCGCTGACCTTCGGCAAAAAAGAAGAGCAGATATTCCTGGGTCGCGAGCTTTCACAGCATCGCGATTTCAGCGAAGAGACTGCCCGCGAGATCGATTCTGAAGTCCGCCGCCTGGTCAACACCGGCTATGAAAAAGCCAAGAGCATCATTCTGGAAAACCGTGATGCCATGGTTCGCATAGCTTTGGCCTTGCTGGAGCGCGAAGTACTGGACGCCAACGAACTGAAGTTGATTCTTGAAGGCAAGCAGCTTCCGGCCCGCGTCGTCCCGCAAAAGGGCGATGGCGACGGTGTGCAGCAGGTCCTGAAGCCGGAGCCGGGCAGAACGCCGGGAATCGCGCCGGGCAAACCTTCTCCCGCATAA